In the Streptomyces formicae genome, one interval contains:
- a CDS encoding haloacid dehalogenase type II has protein sequence MSRPGPRFITFDMYGTLTDFAIGAAARDVIEDVAPPEKLDAFLHRFACYQLDEVMGDWRPYDEVVSRAFERACRSTGVAFRPEDPATVYAAVPEWGPHPDVPGPLAKLAENFPLVILSNAADEHAHRNAAKLGAPFHAVYTAEMARAYKPRLGAFEFMYERLGCLPEETMHVSSSPRYDLQSATDLGVRETVYLNRGTEPAAPFSHAYEVTSLAGVLELVGI, from the coding sequence TTGAGCCGTCCCGGTCCCCGGTTCATCACCTTCGACATGTACGGAACCCTGACGGACTTCGCCATCGGGGCCGCGGCCAGAGACGTGATCGAGGATGTCGCCCCGCCCGAGAAGCTGGACGCGTTCCTCCACCGGTTCGCCTGCTACCAGCTCGACGAGGTGATGGGGGACTGGCGGCCGTACGACGAGGTGGTCTCCCGCGCCTTCGAACGGGCCTGCCGGAGCACCGGAGTCGCGTTCCGTCCCGAGGACCCCGCCACGGTCTACGCGGCGGTGCCGGAGTGGGGACCCCACCCCGACGTCCCCGGGCCCCTCGCGAAGCTGGCGGAGAACTTCCCGCTCGTCATCCTCTCCAACGCCGCCGACGAGCACGCCCATCGGAACGCCGCGAAGCTCGGTGCCCCCTTCCACGCGGTGTACACGGCGGAGATGGCGCGGGCGTACAAGCCGAGGCTGGGTGCCTTCGAGTTCATGTACGAGCGGTTGGGCTGTCTGCCGGAAGAGACGATGCACGTGTCGTCGAGCCCTCGCTACGACCTGCAGTCGGCGACCGACCTCGGCGTGCGGGAGACGGTGTACCTGAACCGGGGGACCGAGCCCGCCGCGCCCTTCTCTCACGCGTATGAAGTCACCTCCCTGGCAGGTGTGTTGGAGCTTGTTGGTATCTGA
- a CDS encoding coagulation factor 5/8 type domain-containing protein, producing the protein MPTTPTRRTVLGAIAASTAASGLPALAAPAASARSGPAALPGGGDLGPHVIVFDPSTSGVQAKLDEVFKRQESDQFGTGRYAFFFKPGTYNGLNAQLGFYTSIAGLGLSPDDTTINGDVTVDAGWFNGNATQNFWRSAENLALKPVNGTNRWAVAQAAPFRRMHIKGGLNLSPDGYGWASGGYIADSRIDGSVGPYSQQQWYTRDSSVGGWLNAVWNMVFSGVEGAPGQSFPNPPYTTLGTTPISREKPFLYLAGNEYKVFLPEKRTNARGTTWGNGTPRGTSLPLSQFYVAKPGVSAATLNAALAQGLHLLLTPGIYHLDRAVEVNRADTVVLGLGYATLIPDNGVTAMKVADVNGVRLAGFLIDAGPVNSPVLLQIGPRGASADHSAHPITVQDVFIRIGGAGPGRATLSMEVNSRHTIIDHTWVWRADHGAGVGWETNRADYGVRVNGDDVLATGLFVEHFNKYDVQWSGQRGRTIFFQNEKAYDAPNQAAVQDGNVKGFAAYKVDTSVTSHEGWGLGSYCNYTADPGIRQDHGFAAPKTPGVTFHDLLVVSLGGMGQYEHVINDTGSATSGSSTVPSTVVSYP; encoded by the coding sequence ATGCCCACCACCCCCACACGCCGTACGGTCCTCGGCGCGATCGCCGCGTCGACCGCCGCCTCGGGCCTGCCCGCACTGGCCGCCCCTGCCGCCAGTGCTCGGAGCGGCCCCGCCGCGCTGCCCGGCGGCGGCGACCTCGGTCCCCACGTGATCGTCTTCGACCCGTCGACGTCAGGCGTCCAGGCCAAGCTCGACGAGGTCTTCAAGCGGCAGGAGTCGGACCAGTTCGGCACGGGCCGCTACGCCTTCTTCTTCAAGCCCGGCACGTACAACGGGCTCAACGCCCAACTCGGCTTCTACACCTCGATCGCGGGCCTCGGCCTCTCCCCCGACGACACGACGATCAACGGTGACGTGACGGTCGACGCGGGCTGGTTCAACGGCAACGCGACCCAGAACTTCTGGCGTTCGGCGGAGAACCTCGCGCTCAAACCGGTCAACGGCACCAACCGGTGGGCGGTCGCACAGGCTGCCCCCTTCCGCCGCATGCACATCAAGGGCGGCCTCAACCTCTCACCCGACGGCTACGGCTGGGCCAGTGGCGGCTACATAGCCGACAGCCGCATCGACGGCAGCGTGGGGCCGTATTCACAGCAGCAGTGGTACACCCGCGACAGTTCCGTGGGCGGCTGGCTCAACGCGGTCTGGAACATGGTGTTCTCGGGCGTCGAGGGCGCACCCGGCCAGAGCTTCCCGAATCCTCCGTACACCACGCTCGGCACCACGCCGATCTCGCGCGAGAAGCCCTTCCTCTACCTCGCGGGCAACGAGTACAAGGTGTTCCTGCCCGAGAAGCGGACCAACGCGCGCGGCACCACCTGGGGCAACGGCACGCCCCGCGGCACCTCACTGCCGCTGAGCCAGTTCTACGTCGCCAAGCCGGGCGTCAGCGCGGCCACGCTCAACGCGGCGCTGGCCCAGGGCCTCCACCTCCTGCTGACCCCGGGCATCTACCACCTCGACCGGGCCGTGGAGGTGAACCGCGCGGACACCGTGGTGCTGGGTCTCGGCTACGCCACGCTGATCCCCGACAACGGCGTCACCGCGATGAAGGTCGCCGACGTGAACGGCGTACGGCTCGCCGGGTTCCTCATCGACGCCGGGCCCGTCAACTCCCCCGTCCTGCTGCAGATCGGCCCCCGGGGCGCGAGCGCCGACCACTCCGCCCACCCGATCACCGTGCAGGACGTCTTCATCAGGATCGGCGGCGCGGGCCCCGGCAGGGCCACGCTCAGCATGGAGGTCAACAGTCGGCACACGATCATCGACCACACCTGGGTGTGGCGCGCCGACCACGGCGCGGGCGTGGGCTGGGAGACCAATCGCGCGGACTACGGCGTGCGCGTGAACGGCGACGACGTCCTGGCGACCGGCCTGTTCGTGGAGCACTTCAACAAGTACGACGTCCAGTGGTCGGGCCAGCGCGGACGCACGATCTTCTTCCAGAACGAGAAGGCGTACGACGCCCCGAACCAGGCCGCCGTCCAGGACGGGAACGTCAAGGGCTTCGCCGCGTACAAGGTCGACACCTCCGTGACGTCCCACGAGGGCTGGGGGCTCGGCAGCTACTGCAACTACACGGCGGACCCGGGCATCCGCCAGGACCACGGGTTCGCCGCGCCGAAGACGCCCGGGGTCACGTTCCACGACCTCCTCGTCGTCTCGCTCGGCGGCATGGGTCAGTACGAGCACGTCATCAACGACACCGGCTCCGCGACCTCGGGCTCCTCGACGGTGCCGTCCACGGTGGTCTCCTACCCGTGA
- a CDS encoding MFS transporter, with amino-acid sequence MPAWLFALLAAAFVLYTDDYVIAGVLPEIARDLNVSEAQAGQLVTVFSLTVALAAPIAAVALARVSRRRLFTASFALFIAANLLAASTTGFGLLVGLRVVAALAAAGTTPAVFAYAAERAPESHIGRYVAVVALGVTGSIAAGVPIGTWIGGHFGWRATFVSMAVAGAAALALLLVTLPGEHDRCGEVPGVRAQLRTLAAAPVSLGLLANCALMTGSMMMLTYTAPYLDAVSRASVDQRALSFSLSGFAGILCIWAGGKVTDRWGPDRTLITGIGVFTGSMAILGLLWFARPVPFSLLVVVGTVWGGMAFWNSPAIQARLYLLAGPAAPQALALNTSGTYLGVSLGGAVGGVTLSGVGAGALPVVAGLLGLGALALLTLAINASKTSTAVRAAVGERS; translated from the coding sequence GTGCCCGCGTGGCTGTTCGCGCTGCTCGCTGCCGCTTTCGTTCTCTATACCGACGACTATGTGATCGCGGGGGTGCTGCCGGAAATAGCGCGAGACCTGAACGTCAGCGAGGCACAGGCCGGGCAATTGGTGACCGTCTTCTCGCTCACTGTCGCCCTGGCCGCGCCGATCGCCGCGGTCGCTCTGGCGCGGGTGTCCCGCCGACGCCTCTTCACCGCCTCGTTCGCGCTGTTCATCGCCGCGAACCTGCTGGCGGCCTCGACGACCGGCTTTGGGCTCTTGGTGGGCCTGCGCGTCGTGGCGGCACTCGCTGCGGCGGGCACGACTCCGGCGGTGTTCGCGTATGCCGCCGAGCGGGCTCCGGAGAGCCACATCGGCAGATACGTCGCCGTCGTGGCGCTCGGTGTCACGGGTTCGATCGCGGCCGGAGTGCCCATCGGCACCTGGATCGGCGGTCACTTCGGCTGGCGGGCGACCTTCGTGTCGATGGCGGTGGCAGGGGCCGCGGCGCTGGCCCTCTTGCTCGTGACGCTGCCCGGCGAGCACGACAGGTGCGGTGAAGTGCCCGGCGTACGCGCACAGTTGCGAACTCTCGCCGCCGCACCCGTGTCGCTCGGGCTCCTGGCGAACTGCGCGCTCATGACCGGTTCGATGATGATGCTGACGTACACGGCGCCCTATCTCGACGCGGTGAGCCGGGCGAGCGTGGACCAGCGCGCGCTGTCCTTCAGCCTCTCGGGGTTCGCCGGAATCCTCTGCATCTGGGCGGGTGGGAAGGTCACCGACCGATGGGGTCCGGACCGCACCCTGATCACCGGGATCGGCGTCTTCACCGGCAGCATGGCGATCCTGGGGCTGCTCTGGTTCGCCCGACCCGTGCCCTTCTCCCTCCTCGTCGTGGTGGGCACGGTCTGGGGCGGCATGGCCTTCTGGAACTCCCCGGCCATCCAGGCCCGGCTCTACCTGCTCGCGGGACCGGCCGCGCCCCAGGCCCTCGCGCTCAATACGTCGGGCACCTACCTCGGGGTCTCGCTGGGCGGAGCCGTCGGAGGTGTCACGCTGAGCGGCGTGGGGGCCGGGGCGCTTCCGGTCGTCGCGGGGCTTCTCGGGCTGGGCGCGCTGGCGCTCCTGACACTCGCCATCAACGCCTCGAAGACGTCAACGGCGGTGCGGGCAGCGGTGGGTGAGCGGAGCTAG
- a CDS encoding TetR/AcrR family transcriptional regulator yields MPARIDLEQRRKDVVEAAFRLLVAEGFSGLSLRKVAAESGLNIGSVRHYFGDHRELLVAAATEVGDRMGRRLTRNSPDALSGLEGEAAVDALQTLVEELLPLDDERRVESIVLTEFIVAARVNPLFRPVTEQMAADLRQVIEDALRVLEVPDPAEEAEQLVALMGGLTLDAVTPHGSLGAERLRKTLRAHLRSLPLRRPRGSA; encoded by the coding sequence ATGCCAGCTCGGATTGACTTGGAACAGCGCCGCAAGGATGTCGTCGAGGCGGCTTTCCGCCTCTTGGTCGCTGAAGGTTTCAGCGGTTTGTCGCTGCGTAAAGTGGCCGCCGAATCGGGACTGAACATCGGGTCGGTGCGCCACTACTTCGGTGATCACCGCGAACTTCTCGTGGCGGCAGCGACGGAAGTCGGCGACCGCATGGGGAGGCGGCTCACCCGGAATTCACCGGACGCCCTTTCGGGACTCGAGGGCGAAGCCGCCGTCGATGCCTTGCAGACACTGGTCGAGGAGTTGCTGCCGCTCGACGACGAACGCCGTGTCGAGTCGATCGTGCTGACGGAGTTCATCGTCGCCGCACGCGTGAACCCCCTCTTCCGTCCGGTGACCGAACAGATGGCGGCCGACCTGCGCCAGGTGATCGAGGATGCCCTGCGCGTCCTCGAAGTTCCGGACCCGGCCGAGGAGGCCGAGCAGCTCGTCGCGCTCATGGGTGGTCTGACCCTGGACGCGGTGACGCCGCACGGATCGCTCGGCGCCGAGCGCCTGCGCAAGACGCTGCGCGCGCATCTGCGGTCACTGCCGTTGCGCCGCCCAAGGGGAAGTGCCTGA
- a CDS encoding FG-GAP-like repeat-containing protein yields MPHSRRILTYAIAAAAVTVGFVLPSGASAAAPRTATSDFNGDGYPDLAVGVPDGTVGGKAKAGYVNVVWGGPKGVGAHGSIRVTQATPEVPGSPEAGDRFGASVALTDLNGDGIAELLVGVPGEDVTDRGTDAGMVIAVGGSKNGPGPASSVLTGPSPSAAYGASVVAADLTGGGNKAIVIGGKDKVVARVIQGEDSMVTTVVAAPMGGRAPVLTTGDFDSDGLADLGVAYWTEGEPSTQSHVRLWKWDADRSEPANFWNTDNAGVTALAAGDFDGDGHDDLALGECREIADENIDDPCGPEKLAKGGGIHIHYGSPAGGSFGTRAQTLNQDTAGVPGVAEDGDRFGAALAVTDVNRDGRDDLIAGAPGEAIGSEAGAGAAWLLRGSAQGLLDANGAATSVAWNQDTSGLPGVAEVGDAFGAAVAAGDHNADGVPDVTVGSPGENASLGAAWLLPKGTSHGSAAFSPRTLGLPYLTTAQQYGKPLNSR; encoded by the coding sequence GTGCCACACAGCCGCCGCATCCTCACGTATGCCATCGCTGCCGCCGCGGTCACCGTCGGGTTCGTGCTCCCGTCCGGTGCCTCCGCTGCCGCACCCCGTACCGCCACGAGCGACTTCAACGGCGACGGCTACCCGGACCTCGCCGTCGGCGTCCCGGACGGGACCGTCGGCGGGAAGGCCAAGGCCGGGTACGTGAACGTCGTCTGGGGCGGGCCGAAGGGCGTCGGCGCCCACGGAAGCATCCGTGTCACCCAGGCGACCCCCGAGGTTCCCGGCTCCCCGGAGGCGGGCGACCGCTTCGGCGCGTCGGTCGCCCTGACGGACCTCAACGGCGACGGCATCGCGGAACTGCTCGTCGGCGTCCCCGGCGAGGACGTCACCGACCGCGGTACGGACGCGGGCATGGTCATCGCCGTCGGCGGCTCGAAGAACGGGCCCGGACCCGCGTCGTCGGTCCTCACCGGGCCCTCGCCCTCGGCCGCGTACGGCGCGTCGGTCGTGGCGGCCGACCTGACCGGCGGCGGCAACAAGGCGATCGTGATCGGCGGCAAGGACAAGGTCGTCGCCCGTGTCATCCAGGGCGAGGACAGCATGGTCACCACCGTCGTCGCCGCCCCGATGGGTGGCCGCGCCCCCGTCCTGACCACCGGCGACTTCGACAGCGACGGTCTCGCGGACCTCGGCGTGGCGTACTGGACCGAGGGGGAGCCCAGCACGCAGTCCCACGTGCGCCTGTGGAAGTGGGACGCCGACCGGTCCGAGCCGGCCAACTTCTGGAACACGGACAACGCGGGTGTGACGGCCCTGGCCGCCGGTGACTTCGACGGCGACGGCCACGACGACCTGGCGCTCGGCGAGTGCCGTGAGATCGCCGACGAGAACATCGACGACCCGTGCGGTCCCGAGAAGCTCGCCAAGGGGGGTGGCATCCACATCCACTACGGCAGCCCCGCGGGCGGCTCGTTCGGCACTCGCGCCCAGACCCTCAACCAGGACACCGCGGGCGTCCCGGGCGTGGCCGAGGACGGCGACCGCTTCGGCGCCGCCCTCGCCGTCACCGACGTCAACCGCGACGGCCGCGACGACCTGATCGCGGGTGCCCCCGGCGAGGCCATCGGAAGCGAAGCGGGCGCGGGAGCCGCCTGGCTGCTCCGCGGCAGCGCTCAGGGCCTGCTCGACGCCAACGGCGCAGCCACGTCCGTCGCCTGGAACCAGGACACGTCGGGCCTCCCAGGCGTCGCCGAGGTGGGCGACGCCTTCGGAGCGGCGGTCGCCGCGGGCGACCACAACGCCGACGGCGTACCGGATGTGACGGTCGGATCCCCTGGCGAGAACGCCTCCCTGGGCGCCGCATGGCTCCTCCCCAAGGGGACGTCCCACGGCTCGGCGGCCTTCTCGCCCCGCACGCTCGGCCTCCCGTACCTGACCACGGCTCAGCAGTACGGCAAGCCGCTGAACAGCCGCTGA
- a CDS encoding SRPBCC family protein, with the protein MSIVRSTSVRAALLAVPLVVGILGTATAPAGATSGHHDKPVTCRGAGVDPDARVRYKTDTVIHASLRTIWKLQTEVERWPSWQAHITTMDRLDDGPFRKGSAFRWTTPVPPNPATPATELDITSTVKQLKQNFCIRWTGPATGEGLHIDGVHVWNFTKVKGGVRVTTEETHSGPQVDANVPAATKILGDGLEAWMRDLKTAAEARTHHGQHGQGR; encoded by the coding sequence ATGTCCATCGTTCGCAGCACCAGCGTCCGCGCCGCCCTGCTGGCCGTCCCGCTCGTCGTCGGCATCCTCGGCACCGCCACCGCACCCGCCGGGGCCACGTCCGGGCACCACGACAAGCCCGTCACCTGCCGAGGGGCGGGCGTCGACCCCGACGCGCGGGTTCGCTACAAGACCGACACCGTGATCCACGCGTCGCTGCGCACCATATGGAAGCTGCAGACCGAGGTGGAGCGCTGGCCGTCCTGGCAGGCCCACATCACCACGATGGACCGTCTCGACGACGGCCCCTTCCGCAAGGGCTCGGCGTTCCGGTGGACGACCCCGGTGCCGCCCAACCCCGCGACCCCCGCCACCGAGCTGGACATCACGTCGACCGTCAAGCAGCTCAAGCAGAACTTCTGCATACGCTGGACCGGTCCCGCGACCGGTGAAGGACTGCACATCGACGGCGTCCACGTGTGGAACTTCACCAAGGTCAAGGGCGGAGTGCGGGTGACCACCGAGGAGACCCACAGCGGGCCTCAGGTCGACGCGAACGTTCCCGCCGCCACCAAGATCCTGGGCGACGGCCTCGAAGCGTGGATGCGCGACTTGAAGACCGCCGCCGAGGCGCGCACCCACCATGGGCAGCACGGTCAGGGGCGCTGA
- a CDS encoding fibronectin type III domain-containing protein: protein MSPRTRLRPTLVASAATVVLLALGFTGTAQATAPATAPSSAGRVGDDPDQPDNPLYDAPEGLQASSGREAVSLSWGTLSAATGYEVYRAEAEGTEPDEVGPYALLATVSTGAYVDSDADPDVAYAYKVRALDDAGHVSPYTEPVRGTRDTVAPFAPRDLKLAREDERGVTLTWRSGDSDAVKYVVYRSESLNSHRTKVGSTTSLTFRDTKGDAGLTYVYEVRGVDAAGNESEPSNYVTGTKTVTSATAPKAPFLNTPQLTGKRLTLRWSQSPYVPVSSYTVYRSKTSPVDITDPANRVATVTRTEYTATVGEDAGERDYYYAVVATSPHSVSSPASVSSKPTYTAPRPPGATQVYDIVPGAGSVRLDWYAVPYGDESPVTGYRVYRSTSPHVTKENAEFSHDTKDTRYVDRGLTGGTKYYYAIATLGEDGFESALSPEVSATPTA, encoded by the coding sequence GTGTCTCCACGCACTCGTCTCAGACCGACACTCGTCGCCTCCGCGGCCACCGTCGTCCTCCTCGCCCTCGGGTTCACCGGCACCGCCCAGGCCACCGCGCCCGCCACGGCGCCCAGTTCGGCCGGACGCGTCGGCGACGACCCCGACCAGCCCGACAATCCCCTGTACGACGCCCCCGAGGGCCTCCAGGCCAGCTCCGGGCGTGAGGCCGTCTCGCTCTCGTGGGGCACGCTCTCCGCCGCGACCGGCTACGAGGTGTACCGGGCCGAGGCCGAGGGGACCGAGCCGGACGAGGTCGGCCCCTACGCGCTGCTCGCCACCGTGAGCACGGGGGCGTACGTCGACAGCGACGCCGACCCCGACGTCGCGTACGCCTACAAGGTCCGCGCCCTGGACGACGCCGGGCACGTCTCGCCCTACACCGAGCCCGTGCGGGGCACCCGTGACACCGTCGCACCTTTCGCACCGCGGGACCTCAAGCTCGCCCGCGAGGACGAGCGCGGTGTGACGCTGACGTGGCGGAGCGGCGACTCGGACGCGGTGAAGTACGTGGTGTACCGCTCCGAGTCACTGAACTCCCACCGCACCAAGGTCGGTTCGACGACCTCGCTGACCTTCCGTGACACGAAGGGCGACGCGGGCCTCACCTACGTGTACGAGGTTCGGGGTGTCGACGCCGCCGGGAACGAGTCCGAGCCGTCGAACTACGTGACCGGCACCAAGACCGTCACCTCCGCCACCGCGCCGAAGGCCCCCTTCCTCAACACCCCCCAGCTCACCGGCAAACGGCTCACCCTGAGGTGGTCGCAGAGCCCGTACGTGCCGGTCTCCTCCTACACCGTCTACCGTTCCAAGACCTCCCCGGTCGACATCACCGACCCGGCCAACCGCGTGGCCACGGTGACGCGTACCGAGTACACGGCCACGGTCGGCGAGGACGCGGGCGAGCGGGACTACTACTACGCCGTCGTCGCCACTTCCCCGCACTCCGTCTCCTCGCCCGCCTCCGTGTCGTCCAAGCCGACGTACACCGCGCCTCGGCCGCCGGGCGCCACACAGGTCTACGACATCGTGCCGGGCGCGGGCAGTGTGCGGCTCGACTGGTACGCCGTCCCGTACGGCGACGAGTCGCCCGTCACCGGCTACCGCGTCTACCGCTCCACCAGCCCCCACGTCACCAAGGAGAACGCCGAGTTCAGCCACGACACGAAGGACACGAGGTACGTGGACCGGGGGCTGACCGGCGGCACGAAGTACTACTACGCCATCGCCACCCTCGGCGAGGACGGCTTCGAGTCCGCCCTCTCCCCCGAGGTGTCGGCGACTCCCACGGCCTGA